The following coding sequences lie in one Oncorhynchus masou masou isolate Uvic2021 chromosome 20, UVic_Omas_1.1, whole genome shotgun sequence genomic window:
- the primpol gene encoding DNA-directed primase/polymerase protein isoform X4, translating into MNMGDWENRLKKVEQLAQSFQQCPLTSCYKPRLSRPWQPSSIWKLFPRQCMAINFAQSCREYVCEKLEEVYGIECSGKDVLNLDSSTEEKFSRHLIFILPNAAFKDNLHVGQFIHLILQPVLSVNRRGSELENDMGGVTEDSGKRGLIGSPQAKRPRQEERDLSFLLVKNKDGQGGLFVDLGVYTKNRNFRLYKSSKVGKNVAFTVAEDNKFITKPKRNVSAEESLFQSSLISNVSFSGQKILTWDLHDERDGICPKPHAQLGSTSHCVSDSLGGYQCSPHKEVDNFVLSVVKKDGIQGSIRRWNYFVSEQLLVYDILKYRWCQNVHRCHKSNNIMILVDLKQEVWYQKCHDPACKSFRSSSYPLPQDICVSYLITMDEEDQAYLMDDVGNIELSQTLPVEKYLGGSAAKLPQGEDRDPWGDDQAYLEALEDVERSTGDLAEDDVPDELLLQTMNSSIAMDSEHPIMFLYEQLYLSENATTKN; encoded by the exons ATGAACATGGGTGATTGGGAAAACAGATTGAAGAAGGTGGAACAACTTGCTCAGTCCTTCCAGCAGTGTCCTTTGACCTCATGCTACAAACCTAGGCTGTCCCGGCCATGGCAGCCATCCTCCATATGGAAGCTCTTCCCTCGTCAATGTATGGCTATAAACTTTGCACAGAGTTGCAGAGAG tatgtgtgtgagaaGCTGGAGGAGGTGTATGGGATTGAGTGCTCTGGGAAAGATGTTCTGAACCTTGACTCCAGCACAGAGGAAAAATTCAGTCGCCATCTCATCTTCATTTTACCAAATGCAGCTTTTAAGGATAACCTACATGTCG GGCAATTTATCCATTTGATTCTGCAACCAGTGCTGAGCGTGAATAGGAGGGGAAGTGAACTTGAGAATGACATGGGTGGAGTCACAGAGGACAGTGGCAAAAG gggGCTGATTGGAAGTCCACAGGCCAAGAGgcccagacaggaagagagggacctCAGCTTCCTGTTGGTGAAAAACAAGGACGGACAGGGTGGGCTTTTTGTTGACCTCG GTGTGTACACCAAGAACAGAAACTTCCGTCTCTACAAGTCATCTAAGGTGGGGAAGAATGTAGCCTTCACTGTCGCAGAGGACAACAAGTTCATCACTAAGCCTAAAAGGAACGTCTCTGCAGAGGAGAGCTTGTTCCAGTCCTCCTTAATCAGCAACGTAAG TTTCTCCGGTCAGAAGATTCTGACATGGGACCTCCATGACGAGAGGGACGGGATATGCCCCAAGCCTCATGCTCAGCTGGGTTCGACTTCACACTGTGTTTCAG ACTCTTTGGGAGGCTACCAGTGTTCTCCCCACAAAGAAGTGGACAACTTTGTTCTTTCTGTGGTGAAAAAGGATGGCATCCAAGGAA GCATACGACGGTGGAATTACTTTGTTTCAGAGCAGTTACTTGTCTACGACATCCTAAAGTACCGCTGGTGTCAGAATGTTCACCGGTGCCACAAAAGCAACAACATCAT GATTCTGGTGGATCTTAAACAGGAGGTCTGGTACCAGAAGTGTCATGACCCTGCTTGCAAGAGCTTCAGATCTTCTA GTTACCCATTACCACAGGACATCTGCGTCAGCTACCTCATAACAATG GATGAGGAGGACCAGGCATATCTGATGGACGACGTGGGGAACATCGAGCTCAGCCAGACACTCCCAGTGGAGAAGTACCTGGGGGGCTCGGCAGCAAAACTTCCCCAGGGAGAAGACCGCGATCCCTGGGGGGATGACCAGGCTTACCTGGAGGCCCTGGAGGATGTTGAGAGAAGCACAGGCGATTTGGCAGAGGACGATGTCCCAGATGAGCTTCTGCTCCAAACCATGA ATTCAAGCATTGCCATGGACTCAGAACATCCAATTATGTTTCTATATGAACAATTGTATTTGAGTgaaaatgcaacaacaaaaaattaa
- the primpol gene encoding DNA-directed primase/polymerase protein isoform X1 has protein sequence MNMGDWENRLKKVEQLAQSFQQCPLTSCYKPRLSRPWQPSSIWKLFPRQCMAINFAQSCREDVHVFALEKEQAKMGQRIFLVTSYSELWHYYSTYRQSLMHCYEVIPEGAVCKLYFDLEFHRPSNKGFDGKCMVASLIQYVCEKLEEVYGIECSGKDVLNLDSSTEEKFSRHLIFILPNAAFKDNLHVGQFIHLILQPVLSVNRRGSELENDMGGVTEDSGKRGLIGSPQAKRPRQEERDLSFLLVKNKDGQGGLFVDLGVYTKNRNFRLYKSSKVGKNVAFTVAEDNKFITKPKRNVSAEESLFQSSLISNVSFSGQKILTWDLHDERDGICPKPHAQLGSTSHCVSDSLGGYQCSPHKEVDNFVLSVVKKDGIQGSIRRWNYFVSEQLLVYDILKYRWCQNVHRCHKSNNIMILVDLKQEVWYQKCHDPACKSFRSSSYPLPQDICVSYLITMDEEDQAYLMDDVGNIELSQTLPVEKYLGGSAAKLPQGEDRDPWGDDQAYLEALEDVERSTGDLAEDDVPDELLLQTMNSSIAMDSEHPIMFLYEQLYLSENATTKN, from the exons ATGAACATGGGTGATTGGGAAAACAGATTGAAGAAGGTGGAACAACTTGCTCAGTCCTTCCAGCAGTGTCCTTTGACCTCATGCTACAAACCTAGGCTGTCCCGGCCATGGCAGCCATCCTCCATATGGAAGCTCTTCCCTCGTCAATGTATGGCTATAAACTTTGCACAGAGTTGCAGAGAG GACGTACACGTGTTTGCACTTGAGAAGGAACAGGCAAAGATGGGTCAGAGGATCTTCCTGGTCACCAGTTACAGTGAGCTATGGCATTACTACAG TACCTACAGGCAATCTCTGATGCATTGCTATGAGGTGATCCCAGAGGGGGCTGTTTGCAAGCTATATTTTGACTTGGAGTTCCACAGGCCCTCCAATAAGGGCTTTGATGGGAAGTGCATGGTGGCCTCCCTCATCCAG tatgtgtgtgagaaGCTGGAGGAGGTGTATGGGATTGAGTGCTCTGGGAAAGATGTTCTGAACCTTGACTCCAGCACAGAGGAAAAATTCAGTCGCCATCTCATCTTCATTTTACCAAATGCAGCTTTTAAGGATAACCTACATGTCG GGCAATTTATCCATTTGATTCTGCAACCAGTGCTGAGCGTGAATAGGAGGGGAAGTGAACTTGAGAATGACATGGGTGGAGTCACAGAGGACAGTGGCAAAAG gggGCTGATTGGAAGTCCACAGGCCAAGAGgcccagacaggaagagagggacctCAGCTTCCTGTTGGTGAAAAACAAGGACGGACAGGGTGGGCTTTTTGTTGACCTCG GTGTGTACACCAAGAACAGAAACTTCCGTCTCTACAAGTCATCTAAGGTGGGGAAGAATGTAGCCTTCACTGTCGCAGAGGACAACAAGTTCATCACTAAGCCTAAAAGGAACGTCTCTGCAGAGGAGAGCTTGTTCCAGTCCTCCTTAATCAGCAACGTAAG TTTCTCCGGTCAGAAGATTCTGACATGGGACCTCCATGACGAGAGGGACGGGATATGCCCCAAGCCTCATGCTCAGCTGGGTTCGACTTCACACTGTGTTTCAG ACTCTTTGGGAGGCTACCAGTGTTCTCCCCACAAAGAAGTGGACAACTTTGTTCTTTCTGTGGTGAAAAAGGATGGCATCCAAGGAA GCATACGACGGTGGAATTACTTTGTTTCAGAGCAGTTACTTGTCTACGACATCCTAAAGTACCGCTGGTGTCAGAATGTTCACCGGTGCCACAAAAGCAACAACATCAT GATTCTGGTGGATCTTAAACAGGAGGTCTGGTACCAGAAGTGTCATGACCCTGCTTGCAAGAGCTTCAGATCTTCTA GTTACCCATTACCACAGGACATCTGCGTCAGCTACCTCATAACAATG GATGAGGAGGACCAGGCATATCTGATGGACGACGTGGGGAACATCGAGCTCAGCCAGACACTCCCAGTGGAGAAGTACCTGGGGGGCTCGGCAGCAAAACTTCCCCAGGGAGAAGACCGCGATCCCTGGGGGGATGACCAGGCTTACCTGGAGGCCCTGGAGGATGTTGAGAGAAGCACAGGCGATTTGGCAGAGGACGATGTCCCAGATGAGCTTCTGCTCCAAACCATGA ATTCAAGCATTGCCATGGACTCAGAACATCCAATTATGTTTCTATATGAACAATTGTATTTGAGTgaaaatgcaacaacaaaaaattaa
- the primpol gene encoding DNA-directed primase/polymerase protein isoform X3 gives MGQRIFLVTSYSELWHYYSTYRQSLMHCYEVIPEGAVCKLYFDLEFHRPSNKGFDGKCMVASLIQYVCEKLEEVYGIECSGKDVLNLDSSTEEKFSRHLIFILPNAAFKDNLHVGQFIHLILQPVLSVNRRGSELENDMGGVTEDSGKRGLIGSPQAKRPRQEERDLSFLLVKNKDGQGGLFVDLGVYTKNRNFRLYKSSKVGKNVAFTVAEDNKFITKPKRNVSAEESLFQSSLISNVSFSGQKILTWDLHDERDGICPKPHAQLGSTSHCVSDSLGGYQCSPHKEVDNFVLSVVKKDGIQGSIRRWNYFVSEQLLVYDILKYRWCQNVHRCHKSNNIMILVDLKQEVWYQKCHDPACKSFRSSSYPLPQDICVSYLITMDEEDQAYLMDDVGNIELSQTLPVEKYLGGSAAKLPQGEDRDPWGDDQAYLEALEDVERSTGDLAEDDVPDELLLQTMNSSIAMDSEHPIMFLYEQLYLSENATTKN, from the exons ATGGGTCAGAGGATCTTCCTGGTCACCAGTTACAGTGAGCTATGGCATTACTACAG TACCTACAGGCAATCTCTGATGCATTGCTATGAGGTGATCCCAGAGGGGGCTGTTTGCAAGCTATATTTTGACTTGGAGTTCCACAGGCCCTCCAATAAGGGCTTTGATGGGAAGTGCATGGTGGCCTCCCTCATCCAG tatgtgtgtgagaaGCTGGAGGAGGTGTATGGGATTGAGTGCTCTGGGAAAGATGTTCTGAACCTTGACTCCAGCACAGAGGAAAAATTCAGTCGCCATCTCATCTTCATTTTACCAAATGCAGCTTTTAAGGATAACCTACATGTCG GGCAATTTATCCATTTGATTCTGCAACCAGTGCTGAGCGTGAATAGGAGGGGAAGTGAACTTGAGAATGACATGGGTGGAGTCACAGAGGACAGTGGCAAAAG gggGCTGATTGGAAGTCCACAGGCCAAGAGgcccagacaggaagagagggacctCAGCTTCCTGTTGGTGAAAAACAAGGACGGACAGGGTGGGCTTTTTGTTGACCTCG GTGTGTACACCAAGAACAGAAACTTCCGTCTCTACAAGTCATCTAAGGTGGGGAAGAATGTAGCCTTCACTGTCGCAGAGGACAACAAGTTCATCACTAAGCCTAAAAGGAACGTCTCTGCAGAGGAGAGCTTGTTCCAGTCCTCCTTAATCAGCAACGTAAG TTTCTCCGGTCAGAAGATTCTGACATGGGACCTCCATGACGAGAGGGACGGGATATGCCCCAAGCCTCATGCTCAGCTGGGTTCGACTTCACACTGTGTTTCAG ACTCTTTGGGAGGCTACCAGTGTTCTCCCCACAAAGAAGTGGACAACTTTGTTCTTTCTGTGGTGAAAAAGGATGGCATCCAAGGAA GCATACGACGGTGGAATTACTTTGTTTCAGAGCAGTTACTTGTCTACGACATCCTAAAGTACCGCTGGTGTCAGAATGTTCACCGGTGCCACAAAAGCAACAACATCAT GATTCTGGTGGATCTTAAACAGGAGGTCTGGTACCAGAAGTGTCATGACCCTGCTTGCAAGAGCTTCAGATCTTCTA GTTACCCATTACCACAGGACATCTGCGTCAGCTACCTCATAACAATG GATGAGGAGGACCAGGCATATCTGATGGACGACGTGGGGAACATCGAGCTCAGCCAGACACTCCCAGTGGAGAAGTACCTGGGGGGCTCGGCAGCAAAACTTCCCCAGGGAGAAGACCGCGATCCCTGGGGGGATGACCAGGCTTACCTGGAGGCCCTGGAGGATGTTGAGAGAAGCACAGGCGATTTGGCAGAGGACGATGTCCCAGATGAGCTTCTGCTCCAAACCATGA ATTCAAGCATTGCCATGGACTCAGAACATCCAATTATGTTTCTATATGAACAATTGTATTTGAGTgaaaatgcaacaacaaaaaattaa
- the primpol gene encoding DNA-directed primase/polymerase protein isoform X2, giving the protein MNMGDWENRLKKVEQLAQSFQQCPLTSCYKPRLSRPWQPSSIWKLFPRQCMAINFAQSCREDVHVFALEKEQAKMGQRIFLVTSYSELWHYYSTYRQSLMHCYEVIPEGAVCKLYFDLEFHRPSNKGFDGKCMVASLIQYVCEKLEEVYGIECSGKDVLNLDSSTEEKFSRHLIFILPNAAFKDNLHVGQFIHLILQPVLSVNRRGSELENDMGGVTEDSGKRGLIGSPQAKRPRQEERDLSFLLVKNKDGQGGLFVDLGVYTKNRNFRLYKSSKVGKNVAFTVAEDNKFITKPKRNVSAEESLFQSSLISNVSFSGQKILTWDLHDERDGICPKPHAQLGSTSHCVSDSLGGYQCSPHKEVDNFVLSVVKKDGIQGSIRRWNYFVSEQLLVYDILKYRWCQNVHRCHKSNNIMILVDLKQEVWYQKCHDPACKSFRSSSYPLPQDICVSYLITMDEEDQAYLMDDVGNIELSQTLPVEKYLGGSAAKLPQGEDRDPWGDDQAYLEALEDVERSTGDLAEDDVPDELLLQTMSEFESLKDVCLSATKR; this is encoded by the exons ATGAACATGGGTGATTGGGAAAACAGATTGAAGAAGGTGGAACAACTTGCTCAGTCCTTCCAGCAGTGTCCTTTGACCTCATGCTACAAACCTAGGCTGTCCCGGCCATGGCAGCCATCCTCCATATGGAAGCTCTTCCCTCGTCAATGTATGGCTATAAACTTTGCACAGAGTTGCAGAGAG GACGTACACGTGTTTGCACTTGAGAAGGAACAGGCAAAGATGGGTCAGAGGATCTTCCTGGTCACCAGTTACAGTGAGCTATGGCATTACTACAG TACCTACAGGCAATCTCTGATGCATTGCTATGAGGTGATCCCAGAGGGGGCTGTTTGCAAGCTATATTTTGACTTGGAGTTCCACAGGCCCTCCAATAAGGGCTTTGATGGGAAGTGCATGGTGGCCTCCCTCATCCAG tatgtgtgtgagaaGCTGGAGGAGGTGTATGGGATTGAGTGCTCTGGGAAAGATGTTCTGAACCTTGACTCCAGCACAGAGGAAAAATTCAGTCGCCATCTCATCTTCATTTTACCAAATGCAGCTTTTAAGGATAACCTACATGTCG GGCAATTTATCCATTTGATTCTGCAACCAGTGCTGAGCGTGAATAGGAGGGGAAGTGAACTTGAGAATGACATGGGTGGAGTCACAGAGGACAGTGGCAAAAG gggGCTGATTGGAAGTCCACAGGCCAAGAGgcccagacaggaagagagggacctCAGCTTCCTGTTGGTGAAAAACAAGGACGGACAGGGTGGGCTTTTTGTTGACCTCG GTGTGTACACCAAGAACAGAAACTTCCGTCTCTACAAGTCATCTAAGGTGGGGAAGAATGTAGCCTTCACTGTCGCAGAGGACAACAAGTTCATCACTAAGCCTAAAAGGAACGTCTCTGCAGAGGAGAGCTTGTTCCAGTCCTCCTTAATCAGCAACGTAAG TTTCTCCGGTCAGAAGATTCTGACATGGGACCTCCATGACGAGAGGGACGGGATATGCCCCAAGCCTCATGCTCAGCTGGGTTCGACTTCACACTGTGTTTCAG ACTCTTTGGGAGGCTACCAGTGTTCTCCCCACAAAGAAGTGGACAACTTTGTTCTTTCTGTGGTGAAAAAGGATGGCATCCAAGGAA GCATACGACGGTGGAATTACTTTGTTTCAGAGCAGTTACTTGTCTACGACATCCTAAAGTACCGCTGGTGTCAGAATGTTCACCGGTGCCACAAAAGCAACAACATCAT GATTCTGGTGGATCTTAAACAGGAGGTCTGGTACCAGAAGTGTCATGACCCTGCTTGCAAGAGCTTCAGATCTTCTA GTTACCCATTACCACAGGACATCTGCGTCAGCTACCTCATAACAATG GATGAGGAGGACCAGGCATATCTGATGGACGACGTGGGGAACATCGAGCTCAGCCAGACACTCCCAGTGGAGAAGTACCTGGGGGGCTCGGCAGCAAAACTTCCCCAGGGAGAAGACCGCGATCCCTGGGGGGATGACCAGGCTTACCTGGAGGCCCTGGAGGATGTTGAGAGAAGCACAGGCGATTTGGCAGAGGACGATGTCCCAGATGAGCTTCTGCTCCAAACCATGAGTGAGTTTGAGTCCCTCAAAGATGTGTGCTTGTCGGCCACTAAGCGCTAA